From Caretta caretta isolate rCarCar2 chromosome 3, rCarCar1.hap1, whole genome shotgun sequence, a single genomic window includes:
- the FAM162B gene encoding protein FAM162B isoform X1, which produces MLAAARSRVCLGRLLAEGQLHAPLLRPAARGIAATAASSSSAHNRSPGAISSAEKMYKVPGSYKPSNFDKKILMWTGRFKTEEEIPSRIPPEMLDIARNKARVKACYLMIGLTIIACFAVIASARRAEHHESLTSWNLAKKAKWREEAAISAESKTK; this is translated from the exons ATGCTGGCGGCAGCTAGGAGCCGGGTCTGCCTGGGCCGGCTCCTGGCCGAAGGGCAGCTGCACGCCCCCCTGCTCCGGCCGGCAGCCCGTGGGATCGCGGCCACTGCAGCTTCCTCCAGCAGCGCCCACAACCGCAGCCCGGGGGCCATCAGCTCGG CCGAGAAGATGTACAAAGTACCAGGTAGTTACAAACCTTCCAACTTTGACAAAAAAATCCTCATGTGGACAGGACGCTTCAAGACTGAAGAAGAGATTCCCTCAAGGATCCC GCCAGAAATGCTGGACATTGCAAGAAACAAAGCTCGAGTAAAAGCCTGTTATCTAATGATTGGACTCACAATTATCGCTTGCTTTGCTGTGATTGCATCAGCTAGAAGG GCTGAACACCATGAGTCCCTAACAAGCTGGAACCTAGCAAAGAAAGCCAAGTGGCGTGAAGAGGCTGCAATATCAGCAGAATCTAAGACTAAataa
- the FAM162B gene encoding protein FAM162B isoform X2 yields the protein MLAAARSRVCLGRLLAEGQLHAPLLRPAARGIAATAASSSSAHNRSPGAISSAEKMYKVPGSYKPSNFDKKILMWTGRFKTEEEIPSRIPLRVKTWCSSSSSSEIELRPRARWTGFGPKCGSGLSFGYIYRPACLFAWFI from the exons ATGCTGGCGGCAGCTAGGAGCCGGGTCTGCCTGGGCCGGCTCCTGGCCGAAGGGCAGCTGCACGCCCCCCTGCTCCGGCCGGCAGCCCGTGGGATCGCGGCCACTGCAGCTTCCTCCAGCAGCGCCCACAACCGCAGCCCGGGGGCCATCAGCTCGG CCGAGAAGATGTACAAAGTACCAGGTAGTTACAAACCTTCCAACTTTGACAAAAAAATCCTCATGTGGACAGGACGCTTCAAGACTGAAGAAGAGATTCCCTCAAGGATCCC TTTAAGAGTCAAGACCTGgtgctcatcatcatcatcatcagaaatAGAACTACGTCCCCGAGCAAGAtggacaggatttggccctaagtgcggtagtggtttgagctttggttATATTTACAGACCAGCTTGTTTATTTGCTTGGTTTATCTAA